Proteins encoded within one genomic window of Methanothrix harundinacea 6Ac:
- a CDS encoding DUF4276 family protein, with the protein MHIEFLVEEPSAEAALRNLVPKILGSGVEFRVIRFQGKQDLLSRLPGLLKGYRRWITADWRIVVLVDEDRQDCRELKAELEKAAGDAELSTRSVTRGGSAFQVLNRISIEELEAWFFGDVEALHLAYPRIPPSLATSSKYRDPDAIQGGTWEALERELQGKGYFRGGLAKIEAAKAISAHMDPDQNRSKSFQVFRDGLRDMVNYPRS; encoded by the coding sequence ATGCACATCGAGTTTCTGGTCGAAGAGCCCTCGGCAGAGGCGGCTTTGAGAAATCTGGTGCCCAAGATTCTGGGGTCGGGTGTCGAGTTTCGCGTCATCCGTTTCCAGGGCAAGCAGGACCTCCTCTCCCGGCTTCCAGGACTTTTGAAGGGCTACAGGAGATGGATCACCGCCGACTGGAGGATTGTGGTGCTGGTAGACGAAGACCGGCAGGACTGCCGTGAGCTGAAAGCCGAGCTGGAGAAGGCAGCAGGCGATGCGGAGCTGTCCACCAGATCAGTGACCAGAGGCGGCTCAGCTTTTCAAGTTCTCAACCGCATCTCCATCGAGGAGCTGGAGGCCTGGTTCTTCGGCGATGTGGAGGCTCTTCACCTCGCTTATCCCAGGATCCCACCAAGCCTGGCAACGAGTTCGAAGTATCGGGACCCAGACGCCATCCAGGGAGGAACCTGGGAGGCGCTGGAGAGGGAGCTTCAGGGAAAAGGATATTTCAGGGGCGGCCTGGCGAAGATCGAGGCGGCAAAGGCCATATCCGCCCACATGGACCCGGATCAGAACAGGTCGAAGAGCTTTCAGGTCTTCAGGGACGGCCTGCGAGATATGGTAAATTATCCCCGAAGCTGA
- a CDS encoding PhzF family phenazine biosynthesis protein — protein sequence MAIKILQVDAFTSEPFSGNPAAVCLLEEPRDDGWMQKVAAEMNLSETAFMTPEGDGFRLRWFAPKAEVELCGHATLASAHLLWEEGVLAEDEIARFATKSGPLFAERRGGFIEMDFPAEPERPIKCSPPMLEAALGAPFSYVGDNRFDLLVELDGEETLRELRPNFDLLKKIPVRGVMVTAESDSPEYDFVSRFFAPTLGVDEDPVTGSAHCCLGPYWARRLGKFELVGYQASERGGVVRVRGGEDGDRVKIGGEAVTVLKGELIEG from the coding sequence ATGGCCATCAAGATCCTCCAGGTGGACGCCTTCACCTCCGAGCCCTTCTCCGGAAACCCCGCCGCCGTCTGCCTCCTCGAAGAGCCTCGGGATGACGGGTGGATGCAGAAGGTCGCAGCCGAGATGAACCTCTCGGAGACTGCCTTTATGACCCCCGAGGGGGACGGCTTCCGCCTCCGATGGTTTGCGCCGAAGGCCGAGGTCGAACTCTGCGGCCACGCCACCCTGGCCAGCGCCCACCTCCTCTGGGAGGAGGGGGTCCTAGCCGAGGACGAGATCGCCCGGTTTGCGACGAAGAGCGGCCCCCTCTTCGCTGAGAGGAGGGGCGGCTTCATCGAGATGGACTTTCCCGCAGAGCCGGAGAGACCAATCAAATGCTCGCCTCCGATGCTGGAGGCAGCCCTGGGGGCGCCGTTCTCTTACGTCGGCGACAACAGGTTCGACCTCCTGGTGGAGCTCGACGGTGAAGAGACCCTCCGGGAGCTGCGGCCGAACTTCGACCTCCTCAAGAAGATCCCGGTCCGGGGGGTGATGGTGACGGCGGAGAGCGACTCCCCCGAGTACGACTTCGTCTCCCGGTTCTTCGCCCCGACCCTAGGGGTCGACGAGGACCCGGTCACCGGCTCTGCCCACTGCTGCCTTGGGCCGTACTGGGCGAGGAGGCTCGGCAAATTCGAACTCGTCGGATACCAGGCCTCGGAGCGGGGCGGCGTCGTCCGGGTCCGGGGCGGCGAGGACGGCGATAGGGTCAAGATCGGGGGGGAGGCGGTCACCGTCCTCAAAGGTGAGCTGATAGAGGGATAG
- a CDS encoding GNAT family N-acetyltransferase yields the protein MSEFVLRRAAKEDVPAIVRLCIETIPEVYGSIIPAETLRPWVEGDAVEGLVEVQWPRMMVAVADSAAGIVGREGVGGVVGVAAASGDAVDLLWIHPRHHGRGIGTALLGRLEEEMRAAGNRTGRLSCFSENLRAMRFYQARGWTAAGEGVNEETGAPETRMEKCLMEEGGRDP from the coding sequence ATGTCTGAATTTGTCCTCAGGAGGGCGGCGAAAGAGGACGTCCCCGCCATCGTCCGCCTCTGCATCGAGACGATCCCGGAGGTCTACGGCTCCATCATACCTGCCGAGACCTTGCGCCCCTGGGTGGAGGGCGACGCCGTCGAGGGGCTCGTCGAGGTCCAGTGGCCGAGGATGATGGTGGCCGTCGCCGATAGCGCGGCCGGCATCGTCGGAAGGGAGGGCGTCGGAGGGGTGGTGGGGGTGGCGGCCGCCTCCGGAGACGCCGTCGACCTCCTATGGATCCATCCTCGCCACCACGGGAGGGGGATCGGCACCGCCCTCCTCGGCCGCCTCGAGGAGGAGATGAGGGCGGCAGGAAACCGGACGGGGAGGCTCTCCTGCTTCAGCGAGAACCTCCGGGCGATGAGGTTCTATCAGGCGAGGGGTTGGACGGCGGCGGGCGAAGGGGTCAACGAGGAGACGGGGGCCCCCGAGACGAGGATGGAGAAGTGCCTGATGGAGGAAGGCGGCAGAGACCCTTGA
- a CDS encoding copper-translocating P-type ATPase: MASEDESQEMGGTFGEEMPSGHGGPKEGHLAHGGGDHKPHKEEGHSDHGGGGHGTPEKGGRGGHGKGDHHAAMLQDFKRRLFVSLLITVPVLALSPMIQTFFGFDLVFPGSFYLLFALSSLVYFYGGWPFLTGLKRELSEREPGMMTLIGVAISVAYFYSSAVVFGLAGKFFFWELVTLVDIMLLGHWVEMRSVMGASRALEELAKVMPSEAHLIRDGQVEEVEIASLKKGDRVMVRPGEKVPVDGTVLEGKSSVNESLLTGESKPVGKMEGSRVIGGSMNGEGSLVVEVGKTGKETYLSTVIALVTSAQESRSKTQDLANRAAFFLTVIALSVGAITFAAWIYYGRDVVFAIERGVTVMVITCPHALGLAIPLVVAVSTSLAAKSGLLIRERQSFERAREIEAVVFDKTGTLTRGEFGVTEVIPLVGVGEVGKEGEAEMEVLRLAASLEASSEHSIARGVVKGAEDRGISTAPADEFQSMPGKGVLGVVDGRRLKVVSPGYLEGAGIELDDERVRAAEEGGKTVVFLLEDETPLGALALGDSVRPESKEAVERLKSMGLKCMMLTGDNRYVAEEVSRDLGLDEFFAEVLPHQKAEKIREVQERYTVAMVGDGVNDAPALAQADVGIAIGAGTDVAVETADIILVRNDPRDVVTIIRLSKKTYSKMFGNLLWATGYNAFAIPLAAGVLYSYGILLSPALGAVLMSMSTVIVAVNAKLLKMD; the protein is encoded by the coding sequence ATGGCGAGCGAAGATGAATCTCAAGAGATGGGCGGCACCTTCGGAGAGGAGATGCCATCGGGCCATGGGGGCCCAAAGGAAGGCCACCTGGCCCATGGAGGCGGAGATCATAAACCTCACAAAGAGGAAGGCCACAGTGATCACGGTGGCGGAGGCCACGGAACTCCCGAGAAGGGAGGCAGAGGCGGCCACGGAAAGGGGGACCACCACGCTGCCATGCTCCAGGACTTCAAGAGGAGGCTCTTCGTCTCCCTTCTGATCACAGTCCCGGTCCTGGCCCTATCCCCCATGATCCAGACCTTCTTCGGCTTCGACCTGGTCTTTCCGGGCTCCTTTTACCTCCTCTTCGCCCTCTCCTCCCTGGTCTACTTCTACGGCGGCTGGCCCTTCCTGACGGGCCTGAAGAGGGAGCTCTCCGAGAGGGAGCCGGGGATGATGACCCTCATCGGGGTGGCCATATCCGTCGCCTACTTCTACAGCTCAGCGGTCGTCTTCGGCCTGGCGGGCAAGTTCTTCTTCTGGGAGCTGGTGACCCTGGTCGACATCATGCTCCTCGGCCACTGGGTTGAGATGCGCTCGGTGATGGGAGCCTCCCGGGCCCTGGAGGAGCTGGCGAAGGTGATGCCCTCCGAGGCCCACCTGATCAGGGACGGCCAGGTGGAGGAGGTGGAGATCGCCTCCCTGAAGAAGGGAGACAGGGTGATGGTCAGGCCCGGAGAGAAGGTCCCCGTGGACGGGACCGTCCTGGAGGGTAAAAGCAGCGTCAATGAGTCCCTCCTCACCGGCGAGTCGAAGCCCGTCGGAAAGATGGAGGGCTCGAGGGTGATCGGCGGATCGATGAACGGGGAAGGGTCCCTCGTGGTGGAGGTTGGAAAGACCGGAAAGGAGACCTACCTGAGCACAGTGATCGCCCTGGTCACCTCTGCCCAGGAGAGCAGGTCGAAGACCCAGGATCTGGCCAACAGGGCCGCCTTCTTCCTGACGGTGATCGCCCTCTCGGTGGGGGCGATCACCTTCGCCGCGTGGATATATTACGGAAGGGACGTCGTCTTCGCCATCGAGAGGGGCGTAACAGTGATGGTGATAACCTGCCCCCACGCCCTGGGCCTCGCCATCCCCCTGGTGGTGGCGGTCTCCACCTCCCTCGCCGCCAAATCCGGCCTCCTCATCAGGGAGAGGCAGTCCTTCGAGAGGGCAAGAGAGATCGAGGCGGTCGTCTTCGACAAGACCGGCACCCTCACCCGGGGAGAGTTTGGGGTCACCGAAGTCATCCCCCTCGTCGGGGTCGGCGAGGTGGGGAAGGAGGGGGAAGCGGAGATGGAGGTTTTGAGGCTCGCCGCCTCCCTGGAGGCGAGCTCCGAGCATTCCATCGCCCGGGGCGTGGTGAAGGGCGCCGAGGATCGAGGAATCTCCACCGCCCCGGCAGACGAGTTTCAGTCGATGCCGGGAAAGGGCGTTTTGGGCGTCGTCGACGGGAGAAGGCTGAAGGTCGTGAGCCCCGGCTACCTGGAGGGGGCGGGGATCGAGCTCGATGATGAGAGGGTCAGGGCCGCAGAAGAAGGGGGGAAGACCGTCGTCTTCCTCCTGGAGGATGAGACGCCCTTGGGCGCCCTCGCCCTAGGCGACTCGGTGAGGCCCGAGTCGAAGGAGGCGGTGGAGAGGCTGAAGTCGATGGGGTTGAAGTGCATGATGCTCACCGGCGACAACAGGTACGTGGCAGAGGAGGTGAGCAGAGATCTGGGCCTAGACGAGTTCTTCGCCGAGGTCCTCCCCCACCAGAAGGCGGAGAAGATCCGAGAGGTCCAGGAGAGGTACACTGTAGCCATGGTGGGCGACGGCGTCAACGATGCTCCTGCCCTCGCCCAAGCCGACGTGGGGATAGCCATCGGCGCGGGGACCGACGTCGCCGTCGAGACCGCAGACATAATCCTGGTTCGAAACGACCCCCGGGACGTCGTCACCATCATCAGGCTCTCCAAGAAGACCTACTCCAAGATGTTCGGAAACCTCCTCTGGGCCACGGGGTACAACGCCTTCGCCATACCTCTGGCGGCAGGCGTCCTCTACAGCTACGGGATCCTCTTGAGCCCAGCGTTGGGGGCGGTTTTGATGAGCATGAGCACCGTCATCGTCGCCGTGAATGCGAAGCTTTTGAAGATGGACTGA
- a CDS encoding DUF262 domain-containing protein, whose translation MSKITIHGESYPISKIFSDEFVFTIPLYQRPYAWTTEHAGELLDDIITFREDNNEDGGSVSPYFLGSIVLIKDYAPDAQVVDGQQRLATLTILLSTLRHLTPTYASDITPFIYEKGSEIKGTPNRYRLTLKEKDAEFFKEYIQDENGLEKLRNLGAGRLSDSQRNIAENALYFLDKLKDYSEKELLSLTQFIINHCIIVGVSTPDFNSAWRIFSILNDRGLDLSITDIIKADVIGTIIPLSEQDSYTDKWEDLEVALGRDTFRDLFAHIRMIHRKTKQKDTILEEFRQYVVKPTKDSKSFIDNVLIPYANAFDVIKNSSYQSYKHAEEVNALLSWLNRIDNVDWIPPAVLYFSKNKDKPNMLFDFFTELERLAASLMILRANINQRLDRYGKLLTFIDAEDDLNKSSSPLQLTPQERSEILNALNGNIYLSKNVPRYVLLRLDAALSDGKASYEYPFITIEHVMPQNPSEGSYWTKHFPDKEDREMFVHKLGNLVLLSRKKNSQARNYDFDKKKRQYFATDKGISPFVLTTQVMQEQEWTPEVIEKRQEHLIEILSELWRL comes from the coding sequence ATGAGTAAAATAACTATTCATGGTGAATCATATCCTATCAGCAAGATATTCAGTGACGAATTTGTATTCACCATACCTCTTTATCAACGTCCTTATGCTTGGACGACTGAACATGCAGGTGAGTTATTAGATGATATAATCACTTTCAGAGAGGATAATAATGAAGACGGAGGTAGCGTCAGTCCTTACTTCCTAGGAAGCATAGTTCTGATTAAAGATTACGCTCCCGATGCTCAAGTGGTTGACGGCCAGCAGCGATTGGCTACCCTTACAATTCTGCTATCGACCCTTCGGCATTTAACGCCAACGTATGCAAGTGATATAACTCCTTTTATATATGAAAAAGGAAGCGAGATAAAGGGTACGCCCAACCGTTATCGTTTAACACTTAAGGAGAAAGATGCGGAGTTCTTCAAGGAGTATATTCAAGATGAAAATGGTTTAGAGAAATTAAGAAATTTGGGTGCAGGTAGACTTTCTGATAGTCAGCGTAACATAGCGGAAAATGCACTTTACTTCCTAGATAAACTTAAAGACTATTCTGAGAAAGAGTTGTTGAGCCTCACTCAATTCATAATAAATCATTGCATAATTGTTGGAGTGTCCACTCCCGATTTCAACTCTGCCTGGCGTATTTTCTCAATACTCAATGATCGTGGTTTAGATCTCTCTATTACAGATATTATTAAAGCGGATGTCATAGGTACTATAATACCTTTAAGCGAACAGGATTCATATACTGATAAATGGGAAGATTTAGAAGTAGCTTTGGGAAGAGACACTTTTCGTGATCTATTTGCCCATATCAGAATGATTCATCGAAAAACTAAACAAAAAGATACGATACTTGAAGAGTTTCGCCAGTATGTTGTTAAACCGACCAAAGATTCTAAGAGTTTTATAGATAATGTATTGATTCCGTATGCCAATGCTTTCGACGTTATCAAAAACTCATCATACCAGAGCTATAAACATGCAGAGGAAGTAAACGCTCTATTATCTTGGTTGAATCGAATAGACAACGTTGATTGGATACCTCCGGCGGTTCTATATTTCTCAAAGAATAAAGATAAACCAAATATGTTATTTGATTTCTTTACAGAATTAGAACGTCTTGCAGCAAGTTTAATGATTCTACGTGCAAATATCAACCAACGGCTTGATCGGTATGGTAAGCTGTTGACTTTTATCGATGCTGAAGATGATCTTAATAAATCAAGCTCTCCTCTGCAACTTACACCTCAGGAGAGAAGTGAGATATTAAATGCATTGAATGGAAATATTTATTTATCCAAGAATGTACCTCGGTACGTCCTTCTTAGACTAGATGCCGCGCTATCTGACGGTAAAGCATCTTACGAATATCCATTTATAACTATTGAGCATGTAATGCCGCAAAACCCCAGCGAGGGAAGCTATTGGACTAAACATTTTCCCGATAAAGAAGATCGAGAAATGTTCGTTCATAAACTGGGCAATTTGGTATTATTATCTCGCAAGAAAAACAGCCAAGCACGAAACTATGATTTCGATAAGAAAAAACGACAATACTTCGCCACAGATAAAGGGATCTCACCTTTTGTTTTAACCACACAGGTTATGCAAGAACAAGAGTGGACTCCCGAAGTTATTGAAAAAAGGCAAGAACATTTAATAGAGATATTAAGTGAGCTATGGCGGCTCTAA
- a CDS encoding GntP family permease, producing MDPLMAFLVAIILVALLTAKFGLSPFLSLVVSALAYGVLTGMGPELIGSVSGGLARIFSALAIIVFSGAVIAEQLRRSRGVERVVADLLGLLGRGRGLLASGLSGYLLALPTMCSITSYLVLEPVVRGMGREAGGSERRLLFTAGAFSVLSFNLVYPSPVMVALTGSLGVAPAEALRFGLPLSLLLFVPGLLYMRRLPAGDEGAIPEGGPLPPRLRSWAPLALPLALIGAGLLTPRAWLVGSPEVALLAGALFSAGLAREGAGEMIKAATRRAGVIIFDLCGAGAFAAVIAQGGLGPELYAALGEAFPLLLLPFLTASLIQLAQGSRVVTVVIASEMMRDLPLDPLTILFSISAGAFVLSSLSDPYFWLLKDTTGSDLKETLLGYTLPLTGFGLLVFAATVIRWRFLL from the coding sequence ATGGACCCGCTTATGGCCTTCCTGGTGGCGATAATTCTGGTGGCCCTCCTGACGGCGAAGTTCGGCCTCTCCCCCTTCCTCAGCCTCGTCGTCTCGGCCCTCGCCTACGGGGTCCTGACGGGGATGGGCCCCGAGCTGATCGGCTCCGTCTCCGGGGGGCTGGCCCGGATCTTCTCCGCCCTCGCAATCATAGTATTCTCGGGGGCGGTGATCGCGGAGCAGCTCCGCCGGTCCCGGGGGGTGGAGAGGGTCGTCGCCGACCTCCTGGGCCTCCTCGGCCGGGGGAGGGGGCTTTTAGCCTCGGGGCTCTCGGGGTACCTTCTGGCCCTCCCGACGATGTGCTCCATCACCTCTTACCTCGTCCTGGAGCCGGTGGTGAGGGGGATGGGGCGGGAGGCGGGGGGGTCGGAGAGGCGTCTCCTCTTCACCGCGGGGGCGTTCTCGGTTCTCAGCTTCAACCTCGTCTACCCGTCCCCGGTGATGGTGGCCCTGACGGGGTCCCTGGGGGTGGCTCCCGCCGAGGCGCTGAGGTTCGGCCTCCCCCTCTCCCTCCTCCTCTTCGTCCCGGGGCTCCTCTACATGAGGAGGCTTCCCGCCGGCGATGAGGGCGCCATCCCCGAAGGGGGGCCCCTCCCACCCCGGCTCAGATCGTGGGCGCCCCTCGCCCTCCCCCTGGCCCTCATCGGGGCGGGGCTCCTCACCCCCCGGGCCTGGCTGGTGGGGTCGCCGGAGGTCGCCCTCCTCGCCGGCGCCCTCTTCTCGGCCGGCCTGGCGAGGGAGGGGGCAGGCGAGATGATCAAGGCTGCCACCAGGAGGGCGGGGGTGATAATCTTCGACCTCTGCGGGGCGGGGGCCTTCGCCGCCGTCATCGCCCAGGGGGGGCTCGGCCCCGAGCTCTACGCCGCCCTGGGGGAGGCATTCCCCCTCCTCCTCCTCCCCTTCCTGACGGCATCCCTGATCCAGCTCGCCCAGGGCTCGAGGGTGGTGACGGTGGTGATCGCCTCCGAGATGATGAGGGATCTCCCCCTCGATCCTTTGACCATCCTATTCTCGATCTCGGCGGGGGCCTTCGTCCTCTCCAGCCTCAGCGACCCCTACTTCTGGCTCTTGAAGGATACGACGGGTTCGGATCTCAAAGAGACCCTCCTCGGCTACACCCTGCCCCTCACCGGCTTCGGCCTCCTGGTCTTCGCGGCGACGGTCATAAGGTGGCGATTCCTCCTCTGA
- the pdxT gene encoding pyridoxal 5'-phosphate synthase glutaminase subunit PdxT, translating into MPAPSLRGRSSRPGVGRSRIGVVAFQGDVSEHVGAMERALGARGSVVEVRKGGIVPGCDGIVLPGGESTTIARHLARTGVGDEVAAASRSGVPIMATCAGLIVVSTEIVEETRFLPLGLLDVRVARNAFGSQRESFEADLEVAGFDSPYRAVFIRAPAIVGWGEGVEPLARIEEVAVAAREENLLGLAFHPELTEDDRFHQLFLRMIEEV; encoded by the coding sequence ATGCCGGCACCCTCTCTGAGGGGGAGATCCTCCAGACCAGGGGTTGGTAGATCGAGGATCGGCGTCGTCGCCTTCCAGGGGGACGTCTCCGAGCACGTCGGTGCCATGGAGAGGGCCCTGGGGGCCAGGGGTTCGGTGGTGGAGGTCCGCAAGGGGGGCATAGTCCCCGGCTGCGACGGGATCGTCCTCCCTGGAGGGGAGAGCACCACCATCGCCCGGCACCTCGCGCGGACGGGGGTCGGAGACGAGGTCGCCGCAGCCTCCCGGTCCGGCGTCCCCATCATGGCCACCTGCGCGGGGCTGATAGTCGTATCGACGGAGATCGTCGAGGAGACTAGGTTTCTTCCCCTGGGGCTCCTGGACGTGAGGGTGGCAAGGAACGCCTTCGGGTCCCAGAGGGAGTCCTTCGAGGCGGACCTCGAGGTGGCGGGCTTCGACTCCCCCTACCGCGCCGTCTTCATCCGGGCCCCGGCGATCGTCGGCTGGGGCGAAGGGGTCGAGCCCCTCGCCAGGATTGAGGAGGTGGCGGTGGCGGCGAGGGAGGAGAACCTCCTGGGCCTCGCCTTCCACCCCGAGCTGACGGAGGACGATAGGTTCCACCAGCTCTTTCTGAGGATGATCGAGGAGGTATAG
- the pdxS gene encoding pyridoxal 5'-phosphate synthase lyase subunit PdxS, whose translation MQLEELRFGTELLKRGFAKMQKGGVIMDVTTPEQAVIAEEAGAVAVMALQAVPADIRKMGGVARMADPKIIMEIIEEVTIPVMAKVRIGHFAEAQILEAIGVDMIDESEVLTPADEFHVDKSRFTVPFVCGARNLGEALRRIKEGAAMIRTKGEAGTGDVREAVRHMRLIGGSIRSLKGMADEELAKLAREIEAELGLVLECRDMQRLPVVNFAAGGIATPADASLMMQMGADGVFVGSGIFKSQNPELMASAIVEAVNNYDNPEKLVEISTGLGDPMKGIDAGTLSEGEILQTRGW comes from the coding sequence ATGCAACTGGAAGAACTACGTTTCGGCACGGAGCTGCTCAAGCGCGGATTTGCAAAGATGCAGAAGGGGGGGGTCATCATGGACGTCACCACCCCCGAGCAGGCCGTGATCGCGGAGGAGGCGGGGGCTGTAGCGGTGATGGCCCTCCAGGCGGTCCCCGCCGACATAAGGAAGATGGGGGGGGTAGCCAGGATGGCGGACCCCAAGATCATCATGGAGATCATCGAAGAGGTGACGATACCGGTGATGGCCAAGGTGAGGATCGGCCACTTCGCCGAGGCTCAGATCCTGGAGGCGATCGGGGTCGACATGATCGACGAGTCGGAGGTTTTGACCCCCGCCGACGAGTTCCACGTCGATAAGTCCAGGTTCACCGTCCCCTTCGTCTGCGGAGCGAGGAACCTGGGGGAGGCCCTGAGGAGGATCAAGGAGGGGGCCGCCATGATCCGGACCAAGGGGGAGGCCGGGACCGGGGACGTCCGGGAGGCGGTCCGGCACATGAGGCTGATCGGGGGCTCGATCAGGAGCCTCAAGGGGATGGCCGACGAGGAGCTAGCGAAGCTCGCGAGGGAGATCGAGGCGGAGCTGGGGCTGGTCCTCGAGTGCAGGGATATGCAGCGGCTTCCGGTGGTCAACTTCGCCGCCGGGGGGATCGCCACCCCCGCCGACGCCTCCCTGATGATGCAGATGGGGGCGGACGGGGTCTTCGTCGGCTCCGGGATATTCAAGTCCCAGAACCCCGAACTGATGGCCTCGGCGATCGTCGAGGCGGTGAACAACTACGACAACCCCGAAAAGCTCGTCGAGATCTCGACGGGCCTCGGCGACCCTATGAAGGGGATAGATGCCGGCACCCTCTCTGAGGGGGAGATCCTCCAGACCAGGGGTTGGTAG